In Diabrotica undecimpunctata isolate CICGRU chromosome 9, icDiaUnde3, whole genome shotgun sequence, the DNA window CTATGAACATATAGAAAACAGTTTACACGAAATAGCATTTGAAGAAATGGGATACTACATAAAACCCAAAgtaaacaaaccatactggtgggataacgaaatagaggaagaaataaaatgtaaaagacaacaatatttaagctccaaatcattacaagacaaaataagATATAAAggaaaacaagcagaagtacgaaggaaaatctctaagaagaaccagtcttgggaaagaaactgccaacgaataaatacttatctaggaggaaccagaagcacagaaagctggcaactgataaaaaattaagaaaagaaaagaataaagaagtgatacagagcataaaaccggaagactgggaagagtatttcaaacaacttttggtagagaatagagtcgaatttcaagaacatagaaatcaaaaccaagatagaatttcagTAGTCagctcgccaataagattaacaacacaggaaattaaaaatgtatgtaaacagctgaagaggaccaaagcacccggaccagggGTATAGGACCAGGATATACCcagagaattgtttaagtacaaaacgaacaaattgtacgaatgtcttcgacaactatttcaagaatgcataaacacaagtgaaatccctacggaatggaaaatatcataccgcagtactattcataaaaatagtgataaaaataattgtgaaaattaccgaggaatagctgtaacggatctatgagtcgaatatatggaaaggttttaaagaaccgaatcgagagagaatacttagattatgaagcagaagaacaagcaggatttcgtacgggttgatccactattgaccacattttctccttaatcCAGATAAAAGATAAAAAGATGGCATGGAATCAAGAGATTCCATGCCACATCAAGCTGTGACAATCAATGttaagcacgaatattaatatagaattaataaaattcgtcaaagtgctatacaaccaaccaataacaaaaataaaagcagggacactAATAACAACAGGATCTATAACATCAACAGGATTAAAAGCAAGCAAGGATGTTGTCTGtcccccactttatttaaaacataCCTCGAAAGtactttaaaaagatggaaacaaaaatgcaggacaatggtgATACCGCTCTCCAACACTATGATATATACGCTCAACTTTGCAGATGATCATGTAATATTGgttcaagattatgacgatttaaactatatggcacgaaaattaattgaacagtatgatatatggggtttagaagtaaataaaaagaaaaccgaataacTGTGCATTGAAGTAGAACAAAAAGATTTCATATTAAACGATAACACcgcgataaagcactgctgtgactacaaatatctaggtatcactatttcaccaGATGgtacattagacaaagccataagagagagaaatacgtcagggagaaaagccatcacaatgttaagcagcattttatgggaccaatccatcagcaaagaaaataaaaagagaatatatgagactatagtaaaaagtatcactttgtaCAGCTGTGAGTTATGGCAACTGCAAGAAAGCATACTGGCAACGCCGAAATCGACGAAAATGGATGTTTGGAGAatagccgcaggaagatctagaagaaaaAGGATTATCAACGAACGCATTAAGAAATATTGggaatcaaacaaacaattatagATGACCTAACaaaaaaacaacttatctggttcggacacatacaaagaatggatgaacaacgaatatcaaaagaaatattaaaatggcaagcagaaggaaaaagaaaacgaggtagaccgagaaaaggTTGGAGCgtaggaataaataaagaactgggagagagggccatagaagaagacctatggaacaaccggaaTAAGTGGCGATTGGAAATCGGAAAACGGCGGacaacgttataaaccgacaactAGTAGTAGCAGTAATTTAAGTTTAGAATATAACAACACTAACCGAATGGTAACAACTAACTGGTTTAAAAAAGATGTTTGTTTCGGAAGATATCTAAATGTTAATATCAACGCACCCACAGCCCATAAAAGAAGTGTTGTGTTCAGTCTTACTGACTGAAACCATATCTAgcgttacaaaaaatatttaatttaaaaatattttatataataaattgtaaataccGTAActcaacatatattgggcaaacacatcAATACCTACATAAAAGGGTTGCTacacacaaacatagtgtacagaCTAACGGATTAAACACAACAgccctagccaaacattctctagaaaatagccattcttttgattttgaaaatgtacaaatTCCATCAATATTAAGACTtacatcaaagatctttccaatatgtaccACAATTTAacaaattgagttgtttttaaatgcaATGTCGGATACCAATTTTTTAATTCATGTTAAACTTCCAAAGagtgtaaacatgaaatataattatatattattatgttcttaatattgtatttcttttcaAGAACCAAGAGGTCCATATTGGGtcgttttaaaaattaaaaactcttggttcttgaaaaaaaaaaaatacaatattaagaacacCTAAGGTAAGATGGGGCAAGTGCGAACGAAAAAATTCATAGTTAATATTCATTTAACTACAAAAATTGCCTCTttcaaattaagatttttttaaacttctgTCGTATAATTGTGATTATTAACCGACCAATTAAAACTATTTAGATAACAAAAATACATTACCTACCAAATTTGCCTATACATTTTTTTTCGCAAGTACATGTTAAGCACTTGCCCCACTGATCCGGGGTAAGAGCAGAATGTGCCATTATTTTTGCTAATAATAATAAGTGTTCCATACGGGGCTAGTGCAGAAATCCTAcatatatgtaatttttattctttatgcttaactttaataaaatattaagaaaaaaatgctaCGAAATATTTTTTAGGAGAGAGTCAAAACAATTTCAGATATTTtgactgaaaaatatttatttaaaataaaaacataaactaaACGTACCAGAATGAATAAATCCTGTCAacagtaacaaaaaataataataattggaaaaaatactTATGCTATGCTTCAAACACTTCAGGTGCAGTCTCAAAAATATACTTTTCGTAATCAGCAGTTATTGATATTTTTGGAACAGGTAGTTTTGTTTCTATGTCCGACAGTAGAATCGTGCAGACATCGTtgggttttaaaataaaatggcaCTTATTTGTGAGCCTTTTCAAGCCTGTTACTTCGGCTTCATCACCATTGATCAGTTGTTTCACCAAACAAACATATTTgaacattttctttttttcagGAAAATTTACTAATACAAAATTCCCAATTTGTATTTTGGTAAATGTAAGTTTGTCAGTAGGGTTTTTTTCATCAAACTCTTCCAAATCACTTTTGCTTAGCTCGTCAAATTCAACAATTCTGTTTTCGCTTGAATCACTGTACCAAGAACTATTATCATTTTCGGAACTGCTTtcagcaattttttttttgtaaatctttttaatttttttttcgggtttatattttttgttgtatttgaacttaaaattttttcaacATCGGCTCTTGTTATCACCTCTGCACCCAAGCACACGCGTTTTCTTTTCTTCGAATTAGAATTGTTTTCACGTTTGGTTGACCTCAATAACAACTCTTCGAATGAAACATCCAGAATCTTCTCAGTTTCTTGAAATGTTTGTATATCTGTCGAGCTGGAGTTGGCTGTGCTTCGACTGTGATtggattttcattattttttgctgATGTACTAGGCAAAGTTAAGTCAGGACCATCAAACCTAGCCACGTTACGGGTTTTTTGCCAACGTTGGAGAGCCACTGGGTCAAATAAATCTTGCTGAATAATATTCCTATTCAGCGGAACTATTCCTGCTTTAATGAAACCACTCACTAATATTTCGGGCCTGGTTTCCtgccatatttctcctatcatcttggAAAACATACTTTTTGTTACAGCGGCCCCCACATTTCTTCTCTGCCATTCAACAAGTTTAGCATCCCAACGGGTCTTCAGTGATTTAAATACACACAAATCTAAGGGCTGGAGTACATGACTGGTGTGAGGAGGGAGCTTAAGTATCGTAATATGGTTTTCAACAGCTATATTTATGACATCTGCTCCAAGATGACTCGCGTGTCCGTCGTAAATTACTAATACCGGTCGTTCTGAAccaataaactttaaaaaactgttttcaaaatagttTCTAAATACAGTTGTCTCCATCCACCCTTTAGGAGTGGCAGCGTAGGTAGTATCTAAAAACTCCGTGCCACGCGGAGCAGTCCACTGGTCCCAAACATGTTTACCTTTGAAGACAATAAGCGGAGGTGCTTTTTTGCCACTTGCGCTGCAGCACATAAGAACAGTTGTATTTTGTTTGCCAGGCCCACTAATAGTTCTTGTGGATGGAGCTCCCCTTTGTccgacaatttttgtttttgacgGATCTGTGCAAAAACTGCTTTCATCCAAGTTCCAAATTTGCGACGGGCGTTCTTGTAAACCAAGTTCTTCTATAACGTTTTCAAGTAAATCAAAATAGTTGTAGATCAGGAATGGGTCAAGGTTTTTTTTTCTAGCAAATTCAACACTCTGGGGTTTTTTAATAGAGAGGTTATGTCTACGCTTGAAATTAAGAAACCAATCTTCTCCTGGTTTACCATCTTTAAACTGTGTCTTAATGTTATTCTCTTTGACGAAGTCAGCTACAACCTGCAACACTTCTTTTCTAGAAAGGCCAAAACCCCATTTTTCCATAGTACGAAGGCCATTTgctagtttttcttcttcctgttgAGGAATGTCCTGAGTTCTTCCATAGCTGGAACTTTTTTGTCCTCTCCTACCTTTAAGGTGATCATGGAGAGTACTTCTTGGAATTGTGTACACTTTAGTAGCTCGGTATAAAGTCATTTGCCCAGATTTAATTGCCGACAGTGCAATTTTTAAACTCTCTTTCGTATATCCTTTGCCCCTGCTACTTCTGCGAATGTAATTTCTCACCATGGTGGAACTAAAAGCATAAAGAAAAACTGTGTGAGATTTGGGGCAAGTGCGTAATATGTGCCGCTCTTACCCCACAATTTTATCCGCACTAGCCCCGACTTTAAAAATACGTGGAGCAAGAGCGGTACAACAATAAAAActgtcaaaaagtaaatatttaaaaaatatattatgtttatcATAAACTATTGTGCCTAAGATACTTACCtaccaaaaataatataaagatgtTCACAGATTCGGTAGATATAAATGGATTAATTTTTATCAGTGACCTTGCTCGAGAAGTTGCAAAACACAAGTGACACTACCGTACCTATAACATCAGTGAAACGTAATAAAGCAGCTCGCTGTTGTTAAAGACTGTTGTCACGGGTATTAAAGATACCAAATAATAGATGGCAGCCCATATTTCAAAAGAGATAGGTTTTTATGATAATGTTCTGCACTTGCCCCGATAATGCACTTGCCCCATCTTaccttaattaaattttaatcatattgttttttctttctgttctctatgtatcagagttaaaacacatcATCAAAAGATTTtatgaaataaactaagttttactatccataggtaaattttagaatgtatttttgtccattattttatattttatattcgtgttattaatgttgagtgtcaaagtttattataattaataatctCAACGACTGACTTATGATAAGTCAAGTTGCACTGGCTTATGATAAttgaattgtgatattttgtaaatatttacacattctttttatctatattacagtgtcttgaaaaaggaataaaacaattccgaaagctagataAAAAGTCAAATTTCTCtcacatctcggccaaccttctgactgcagccctaaaaaataactggttgtttatatatatatatatatatatatatatatatatatatatatatatatatatataagaataagaaaaaagaagtacttgtgactcgtttggaacaaatatataactgttttggatgggttggagtcaataatagggctattggttaactatttttttattctcgagctttcaattgagtttacaattattatcaagagctaaaaaagacaaaatacttacaaggttgaactaaaaagaaaaaacaatttttgttaacttaccaaataaaaattagtttggtaagtaaaaatcactgcttacatgttcaaaatatttaatacaaaaatgtttttatctaacaaatgtttctctgaaaaatttttataattttgaaaacatttttttttattaatataagaataattgaatttataaataagttcaaatagcaaccaattacaaatagcctcaatgtcataaatgccaacataaaatttttatttttgacaattatattgccaaaagtaaaacttcgtttaaacattcttttttgtttagtaacaaaaagaagaagatttattcacccttgacagatgtctgaaagaatgtgacagatatatggagaattaaatatgacattttacaagttttatatataaatcataaagaaagaatataattataaattttgcttaaattttgaatttcagatctcttgtttaaactcttatcatttttgctaatacaaaccatttccaaaaaagtccttttaaatttattactttcactacataaaattttaatgttatcaaaatccataatatggtctttatcgattacatgttctgccaaagcacaagatggttttttaattctgcaatcacttttgtgagaaataatgcgatttgaaagatttcttccggtctcaccaacatattcagcctcacactgagtacaactaatgctgtatactaaattcgtttttttcaaatttgtctataggatatttagttttagaatataaagataaaatagttttgatgttctttgttgctatttttatattgtcaataacctttagtgtttgtattaatttaggtgttaatgatggtataaaaggtagtgaatgataatagatgttctgattgttagatacaatgttttgagattgagcaaaaaatggtgttaaattatttatattaccaatattagaaaaaagcatcctatgtagcatatctggaggataagagttttcaattagaatattttttaataactgaagatcttcctgtagataatctggatgagaaagttttaaaacacgttcttttaatcctgttataaggttcattttcatcttatttggatggtgagagtaatagcttataaatctattactacatatgggttttctgaaccatctggttttcaacatattgtctgtatttcttacaattctcatgtcaaggaatggtagagaattatctacctcttcctcaactgtgaattgtatatgttgattatgactgttgaaaatgttgactgtttcatgaattttgtgtttaggaagtgccaaaactaaatcatctacatatcttttaataaaaggaatgaaaaaagtgcaattactgatacaatcactgataacatcatccatgacatagctacttagaatgggtgaaagactagatcccataggactaccaaaaatttgtttataaaatacactattaaatataaaaatattagaatcaaaaacaaagttgataagtataaacatatatatatatatatatatatatatatatatattactaatCTAATTCATGCAAAATAACAAAAAGTTCCAAATTCAACAAAAAAATCGAAATAACAAAATTAATCCGGTAATAAAGCAATAACTCAAAACTCCCATTTAATTTTACGGATTACAAAATTATAAATGTGCTTGCAAGCGGATTTTTCCAATTAAATAGTTTTAGGGCTATAAAAATGATGGAAAATAAACGAGCAAATTAAATTCCATGTATACTTTATCACTTATTTTTATCTATAGCTACTTTAATATTTCCAGTTTTAACGTGAATATTCCAAGCGGAAgtgatattaatattttaaacaatcgACCTAGTTGGATctatttttgtgaattttatataaaaatgtaaatcCGTACGGTTCCAccatatttataataaaacagttaaaaatttgaaacaaaaatagacattgaaaatatttttgcCGCAACTGGTTCAACTCAACAACAAATGGTGGGAAAGCGACTCAAGGGACGACCAAAAATACGATATATGGACCAAGTATAGAGAGATTTGAGAGAACTTAAAACTAGAAACTGGAAAATAAAAGCTAGAAATGGAAATAAATCTATTAATGGACTATCTAAGCTCTAACGTCTGAATGGGCAGgaattttaaaaatctttccaaacatttctaatttaatgtatgtattttataactatgtccctgggcagatgtagaagaatgagCAGTAAGAATTGggaaccccaaaatgactctattgttatacacaagggttattagacccatgataacctatggctcggtgacgtggtggacaaagacgcagcaagtgggagcaagaAGGCTGctaagtaatacacaaaggctagcaggcctgtgtattacgggggccataaaaacaactcctactgcatcgttgGAAGTCTTGCCGagtctaccaccacttcatatttTAGTACAGGACaaagccagatcagtgatgcatagattaatccatagtcagagacatataagccagatgcatggtactgacaaacACAGActacaacagaaagctaatctaggagctaaaagccgatattatgatggggaaacctatcaatgcaacagctacgagatatagctttaacaataagttcacaattaagataccaggcagggaagactggaataaaggtgctGCTAcgtggtacacggatggctcaaaaataTCGGAAGGTGTGGGAGcaggcatagtagggacaaatcaagggatacatttcccggtaagtctatccaaggatgtgacagttttctaGGCgaaaataactgcaatccatcactacgtgaaagaaatagaaaggcaggaaagaacgttcagttgccatcttcacagatagtcaggcagagcttaaggcactcaattctgtagagatcaatcaattctaagctagtatgggattgcgtgtgtaacctaaataaactaggagaccgtagcaaggttacggtagcctggatACCGAGGCACGAGGGTCATAATGGCAataaaaaagcagatgaaatggccaaacaaggctcatcaatgccattcattggaccggagcCCTTCTGCAGTATtgcaaagtcagtaacaagaaaggctacaaggaagtgggtagcacacaaatctctggaatggtgaaggaattcaccaggacaaagacaggcaaAACAGTTCATTGCAGAATATTTGCCAAAATTCACGGCacacctaataagcaaagacaggaaaacagtcaaagccatagtaggtcttttAACAGaacactgtaagctgaatagccacttgaagctgatgggattatcagatgatgagctgtgcagattctgtcacctcggagaagaaactgcagagcacattttatgtcagtgtgacagtctggcaaatgtgcggttttTTGCAtgaggagaagaaaatccaccggcaaaaagctacatggaaggtacagtctcgaatctactagattttataaaaaaggtcaggctagagaatgttatctaggactaggggaccacaatagatctgaaaacgtcacagtggaataggccgaaaagccacctctcttaatctaatctaatctacgGGTTAAAGTTggggttttggtaaatatatttaactttttattttcaaatgaaaatatttgtactaaaaataaaataattgtgggaaacattttaatttgtttatgtacagTTTCCAatcatttctaaactttttatcaaacataattaaattacaatcggcattcctaatgatcattaggctaatttgcttaatgtgtttaggatctttgtaagctgttatattatattttacctcttaagcacaacagttagaaattttttgtcatattgatctaaactcagtattgtaatattcaaaagtgtagttttaagtgaccatcatgcctagacgtaagttAGATATTGATGAAATAATTGCAAAtatgcataaatactttaccatagAAAAAAacaatggtggacctttaaagtcattattatgtacaAATCAACGCGTTTGTGATGCACTCGGGATAAATGatgaaagtaagctaaaaactgtaatgaagatgaagatcttactgtgactgagtatcacgaagacaagaaaacaactcaTAAACATTTTAGGAGCATTGACTTATCtgatgaagaaaaatttgaaatttgcaaTATTCtgtatcgaatgcgtgaaaacaTTCAACATGTCAGTCTAGATACTTTAGTGGTCAAAATAAGaataagtttctgaaattaataggactagcctttggaaagtgttAAGACATTTAagatttaattaaagaaaaataataggttacttttatgcgaaaggagtagtgtggttcacaaaagaattaaatttttgagagaatcTACTAGACTTAAATCTGCAAATACAACATTTGTATACTTAGATGcgacatggatatttgcaaagggtagaattaaaataatttggcaagacgacagcataaaatcaataaaacacatagATAGCGAAGGCAAGagacacatcattcttcatgcaggagggaaatagaggctttatagaaaacgcagatttgattttttcttcaaaatcaaaatttgttgattaccatgaaaacatgaatgtagatatgtttgttaaatggcttaaAGAGAAACTGTTAtctagtctgagtgaaccatcagttatagtgTTAGATAATGCACATTATCATTCGGAAATTGTGGAGAAACAACTAAAATAGTCGTGGAAGGgaccgagcataaaaaattggttagttaaaaataatatcaattttccaaAAAAACGCCTTCAAATCAGAGCTACTGGAAATTTTGAAACGTAATGAAAAATCAGCAGTTTATATAGTTGACGAAATTGTATtaagttatggacatcaagtactacggttatcaccatatcactgccagtttaatcccatcgaacacatctggggtatatgtaaaacgtattatgataatcacgttgggtgctgtggatacagtgacgatgcaattagggaaatgtggcaagaagctcttaaaactgcaactccagaaatatgggccaaaactgtaaataaatgtgaaaaattaattgaaaaatggtgaatttgagaaaataaaattagtgaaaatatccagtgattttaaatttacgaGTACgtaatgatagcggtagtgaattgagtgacgatgatgatgatttatatatttaaataatcagtaagtacactattataatgttatttacaaaataattgtacagcaggttaaccattatatttatacattcattattagccaaattaACAATAATGTTTAAAATTCCAGTTAAATTTTTGCTCTTCATTTTATACCaattaactctaactgataatacaggcaaaaatattctaaacaaagtaagtaaataaaaagattatagagaactccagtgcagtttaccatGCCTTtaactacaacgaaaggttttctgcggaTTCCGTTAATTGTTTAGAGgagtaagttggttgaatgtactgtattcATTCTTTACTGCTATTTGCGTAATAATATTCAATCttaaagttgttttttgacatgggaatttctattaatttatGTAAAATGCTACGATAGACTGCAAATTTGTGTTGTATAGGATAAGATGATGATCactaagcaaatagcagtaaacagtGAGTACAACgaacaaataataaaacaatttttaaaacaaaagctACATAGGAaggccctgaaattagtatttttacaaccagagaaaaaacccagtaccttgtGCTCGATTACATacacaggcaagatatcaacaaaaatattcaaacattaaaaagaaaggaataacaccagcttttagaacaaacaataacttaagcaaatatatgaAAACAACAAGAGCTAAAAGAGAAAggacttacacagtggtgtacaCAAAATTAAATGTGGCGActacccaaaaacttacatcggtcaaattgGTAGTGGTTTTAACAAAcatatagcagaacacaaaagggctttcaataatagaaaaaaaattctaAGTACTCACTTCATTTTCTAGACCATATTCATTATTTTAATAACccatttaaaattcttcacattcaaaataaaggcattaagctatgtttattacaatttattgataaatttaaaaatacagacataattctgaatgactaacttgagacaaacagtacTTCTCTTCTTAatttataaagtgtaaacacataccaaaaatagatcaattgagaaaggcactctgcctaAACAGTTGTAGTGACAATAAAGTATAAtacattttgtggaagttttgaaaacaaaggtTTTCCGTGTTTAATTGttagattattattatatttattatatgttattaattatcacattaagtaaatttatttttcttcttatcaATAAAGTACGCAATTTTCATAAAAATTCATAGCTTTAACAACTTACATCTCAGTTCGGTACACACAAACTAAACACACAACAACATTTTTTCAAGTTTCTCCAACTTTCCCTCGCAAAAAGTCGTGCTTCACTGATTTTCCGGAAAGTTTTCCTTCCGCAACTTTGTTGAGGCCGTCACGAGGCTTTTCCGAAGTCCAAAAGCGCACTGTCGCGAGTTCCGATAGAGCGAATGATAGTCTCGAGACAGGTAGAATATTTGCGAAATATAAACTGAGCTTGCGCCGCATACGCGCGAGCTTTTAAAGCCCGACAAAACAAATACGAACGCTTTTTATCTAAGAAGGCTGCCAGACTAGTGCTACGCTTCATTTTTGAAGGATAACAAGACGACTGACAGCTGAGATAAGGCTGTGTTTGCAAAACCAGAGGATGTAAAAAGGCAAATTTTTTGGATTAAAAGTGCTCGAGATTAAAAAGGGAACGTAAAATCATAAAACGTGAAAGAACAGGGAATCACCAGAGATTTAGCGAAGAAAAATTTAGATATACGTACACTTCTAGAAACAAAGATAATAGTAAAGGGTCTAATAGAACaatttaaatacatttaataaatattatcttGTGTTAAAATTAAACTAGACGTTCAGTCTGTAAATTTATTGCCGAGAACAATTTAAtatgaattaaaaagtatttttaagaaacgaaTAAAAGGATAAAACCGTCTTGTTGCCGTTTTTATCgatatattaaaataacagttgaatctaaagtttaaagggaattccaagtttctgatataaacgttcacttt includes these proteins:
- the LOC140451291 gene encoding uncharacterized protein, translating into MVRNYIRRSSRGKGYTKESLKIALSAIKSGQMTLYRATKVYTIPRSTLHDHLKGRRGQKSSSYGRTQDIPQQEEEKLANGLRTMEKWGFGLSRKEVLQVVADFVKENNIKTQFKDGKPGEDWFLNFKRRHNLSIKKPQSVEFARKKNLDPFLIYNYFDLLENVIEELGLQERPSQIWNLDESSFCTDPSKTKIVGQRGAPSTRTISGPGKQNTTVLMCCSASGKKAPPLIVFKGKHVWDQWTAPRGTEFLDTTYAATPKGWMETTVFRNYFENSFLKFIGSERPVLVIYDGHASHLGADVINIAVENHITILKLPPHTSHVLQPLDLCVFKSLKTRWDAKLVEWQRRNVGAAVTKSMFSKMIGEIWQETRPEILVSGFIKAGIVPLNRNIIQQDLFDPVALQRWQKTRNVARFDGPDLTLPSTSAKNNENPITVEAQPTPARQIYKHFKKLRRFWMFHSKSCY